The genomic interval tgcaggctcagtagttgtggcacacgggcttagctgctccatggcatgtgggatcttcctgggccagggattgaacccgtgtctcctgcattggcaggcggattcttaaccactgcaccaccagggaagccccctatgaaCCTATGATactttctaatctttatttctccacctgtaaaaCTCAGTTTCAGTGACAAGTTATCCAAATCAGTGTTCcctcaacttttaaaatctatgcctttttttttaaaggtttttaattaaaataacacttatttcttaaaagttaacaCGTGCAAAAtaggaaaccaaaaaacacaagaagaaaaaaaagttatccacAATAACAAGCAGTTTACCATTTGATGTGTCGTCCTAGGTCTCGTTTGTGTACCTACAAAACTTAGCatccatttttatgtaattaagatCATACAGTTATGTATCATGCTTTTTCACACATCATGaatatttaccatttcaaagTCCCAAAGCTATGAGTATTTTGATAACCAAGAATACACAAAACCAACTcaatctggaaggaaaaaatgtaatCCTGCCTTTCTTGGCAacaaaaatttcataaaagacaaaaatggcaaCAGGCCTCTAGATAAAGATATTGGCAGAGTtatgattaaaataatacattcccTTCatgttcaattaaaaatgagacaTAATGCAACAGAGTACGTAAAGTATAATGCTTCTAAGAGGATTCATTATCTGATCTAAACTATTAAAGTATTAGCAAAGAGGTATGTTTCCACTGAATTACTTAACAACATATTCCTATAGTATAGCcaagagatacacacacatcagtggttatcatcaaaatttaaatatgaacacATCCACATTTAGCCCTACCTTTATACTTCCTTCTGCCCCTCTGCTGCCAACCTAATGAACAAGTCCTGACATACATTTCTCAGCGAGGATTTAACAATTCCATGTCCAAGATGTTGCCTTTTTATCAATTataacaaagatataaaaattggtTAATTCACTAGCTCTACTTTTTATCATACATTGTCACCTCAGGACATCTAAAAAGCCTAGATGTTGCAAAATAAAGAACCttctatgactttttaaataaacacaaaatctcacttacttcactttgaGATACTGGGCTTGATCTAGGCATTCTCCCATCCTCGAAAGAAATGGACTTTCAGCTTCTATATATCCTCATTAGCCAAGAAAATTCAGTCCAGCTTTTCTTTAAGCAGTTTGcataataaaaagctttttacCCTCCAAATATTTTCACACTGAAGATGACTTGTCAAACCACATATACCCTAGCTAGAGATTCTCATATGCAAAGCCAAAATGACAAATCACTAGAAGTGACAATATTTAGAATTACACaattttgatattaatttttgtactactttccatttcattttttgtgaccATTTGTCACTTCAAATTGTGTTTAAGTCTAACTGCTAGTCAATTAATTTCTTAAGATTCTACATAGGAATATTTCTCCAGGCCTATAATTGGAAATAATCAATTCCTGGTTACCCGAGACTAAAATTAAAACTCAAGAATACTCATAAAAAATCAAGAACATTTCTTAATTCAAGACAGAGCTCACCTCCTGATCTTGTGCGGTATCACTAAACCTAATTtcactttttctgatttttttctcatcctgaatatcatcttcttcttcttgtaCCCAGGTTCTTTTTTGGCTATTGCAGGTTTCTTCCAGTTTATTTTCAGATGGTGAAATCTCTTTTTGGTATGTCTCAGTCAAACCCTTTTCTTCAGTATCTATGCTAATAGAGTCTGAGGAATTAATCTCACCCGGATATATAGGAagattttcctcatttatatatTGAGATGGACTTAAGTTCAGTTTAGCTGCCACAAATCCAGTGTCTGAATGTTTACTGGAGACTGGTTGAGTTTCTAAGTTATTTAAATCAGTTGTGTCTCCTGGAATCGGCTTCAGGTCATCAATACCAGTGACACTACAATTTCTCTTGTTTGGCAATCTGGGcaaaaatattcccaaagaacATCTCCTCACTTTATCTTTTATAGTCGTCATTAATGGTACAGAGATAGTTTCAGCTCCattatgagaaattttattttcttcatccctATCATCTTTAACACTGCTGGACACTATGTTAACATTATGTATTTCTGTAGCTTGCACTATACTCATATTACTGTGTGCCTTATTTACTAATTCAAGTAATTGTTCTGGAGAAGGTGGTAAATGAACTGGTTGGAAATCTAaaaattcttcagttttttcattcaaATTATTCAGATGTGGTTTGATACTACTAAAAGTTGCAGCATTAGATGCAATTACAGGATCTGATGCTTCTCTAGGATTGATATGAGTTTGAATAACTTGCTTAGTCAAGTCTGAGTTACTGTGGAAATCTATAGCTGTATTACATTTagctgtttgaatatttttctttagttcttttttacAGGCCATAGTAAACTGTTTCTCATTATTGAGCATTGTGGAATCGTTTTCACATATGGGTTCAGAGGAATTTCCTCTAAcaatatttaaattcttatttccCACTTTAGACAATATTGTTTCATCTTTACTGACAATACTCTGTCCTTGTTGAGGTAATGGATGTTGCTGGGTTGACAGATGATGCTGAGAAGCAACACAAACATCATCAACAAAGGTCTTCTTTAAACTATGCTCTGCATTATCAACAAAGGCCTCCATTTGATCCTTTGGAAGCTTACAAGATACCTGCTTTGAGTTAAGTTTAGTCATCTCCCCCAAATCTTCACCATATATTAAAGTTTCATTAGCTAACAGATTTGGAGGCTCCTTAATCAGATCTTGATCTTTGAGTACTGTTAGGACACAGTCTAACTGTCCTTGGGTACTGGTTTGAACAACTTTTTCCTTCTCTAACAAAGAACAAGGAGCAGAAAGAGGCAGTCCCTCAGATTTCAAATAATATTCACTAGCTAAATTGTTTGCATAAGGAAGATCATTTTGCACTGGGCAATGACTGGCTTTTACATCATCTTTATCACACAAGGGCATGCCATTCTCCTCCAAATtatcaaaaaaggaaacattaggTAAACAGGAATAATTATCACTGGATCCACAAATAGCAGCTGCAGAACTGCCTGTAAAACCCACATTTCTTCTATCTGTACTATTTAAGTGACAGCTTTCAATTTTGGCTTTTTCCAATACATAGGCCTGGACTACGACTTTCATGACCTCTTCATCCACAGCAGTGCTATGGAATTTGATTTCTGTCTCACCTTGACCCCCAGACAATGTATTAGTAGGAACAAAGGGTATCACATGATGCTTTTGCTCAGTGTGAAgaacaattttgttttctacagccAGTGCTTGTTCTTTAGTGATTTCTTGAACAGAGCTACCATCCTTAGGAAAAGAAACACCCAAGGTTTTTCCTTTCGCTATTCCAAATTTAGGGTACTCTTGAAGTATTTTCTCCATGGCTTGACAATCAATGAAAACAGTGTGGGACTTAGTAACTTCCAGATCACTGTGATTATCTACAAACATAACAGTTTTGTCCATAGGCCCAGTGGTTCTTTTATCTGGTGAGAGAGGTTTATATTCTAAGGCAGTTGTATGACTTCTGGTAATCTCCATATCATCCTGCCCACATGTATATAAAACAGTATTAGAAGTTCCTTCCAAAGGCACCCAATGGGAGTCCTCTCTATCTTCCAGGAcacctttgttatttatttccactGTACAACTCTGGATGACATCCATACCATTTCTGTCATTCTTTGAAAATGCAATAGTCTTGTCATTTTTTAGTCTAAGGCTCTTCCTTCTCTGACTTTTGCCTGATAGAGATTCATTCAGAAATCCAGGCTTTTGTACATCTGTGTCATTTTTCCAAATGGTTGATTTAGACACTTCCACGTTATCATCAGCTATAAATGCTTCAGCTTTCTCTAAAGGATCACTATTAGACCATTCCCCTGGTAATGCTAGCTGGCTGACTTTTGCTACTGAATGATCACTTTCACCATTGTCCAGAAAGAAAACACCCTCCTTAGCAGGATTAGGTGTCACTTTTGATTTTTCTAGGCTTTTTCTTTTGGGTAGTTCAAAGTTAGGGCTGTCTGGAAGCACAGTTTTCTCCTTTGCTTGGTAGTCAATGAAAACAGTATGGGACTTTGTCATCTCTACTTCTTCGTGATTATCTATAAACATTACAGTTTTGTCCACAGGCCTAGTAGTTATTTTATCTGGTGAGATAGTTTTACATTCTATAGCAGTTGTGTGACTTCTGGTGACCTCCATGTCATCCTGCTCACATGTATACAAAACAGTTTTAGAAGTTTCTGCCAAAGGCACCAAATGGGAATTATGTTCATCTAGTAAAGGTCTATGATTTATTTCCACTGTGTAACTCTTGGTGATATCCATATCATTCTCATCTCCCTCTGAAAATACAACAGTCTTATCAATTTTTAGTCTGCCAAGACTTTTCCTTTCACAAATTTTGACATCTTGCTTTTCATTCAGAATTCCAGTTTTGTCCTTCAACACACCCATGATATCATTAGAAATAAATACTCCATTTTCTTCTATTGGACTTTCATTACGTTTTTCAATTTTTACAGCTTTCTGTCTGTTTACTGTTGTTAGCTGgttgttattattttctaaattagtcTTACCTAGTTCTAGTACTTCAGAAGGACCAAATCCAATGACAACAGTGTGACTCTTGGTTAGGTCCATATTTTGCTCCTTCTCTGAATAAATAATTATCTTGTCATGAAAACAGTCAGGCGTGTGACTGCCTAAACTTTTCCTCAGTGGCTCAGGCAGTTTAGAATTCTGGTCTGATACAGATTTCACTGTTTGACTGTTAACAGCAGTATTATGATTTCTCATGGCAGACTGTCCTTCTGATGAAAACAATGGCTTTGTAGTAGGAAACAAAGATTGCTCACAAGAAActgtatttctattatttctcagTGGTACTTGTTTATCAAGATCTCCACCAGAGTATACTATATTATGGCTTGTTGCTATGTTCTGGTTAATATCAGGTGACTGAGGAGAATCTTTATCAAGATAGGGTGAAATATTCAAAACTTGATCTTTTCCTTTGTCCCATGTGTCAGCTGGGATGTTTTTAGATATTATGCTTGGTTGTCGGGATGGTTCAATATGACCTTTGGTCATTTCTTCCCATTCATCTGAAGGGCTTATGCTGTGAGAGTGAGATTTACTGGTATACTCAGATGCCAGACTGTAAGATGCAAGAGGAAACTGACTTCCTACATTAGCTATGTGACTTTTAGTCAAATCCATATTTTCATCCGTGAAGATTTCAGTCCTTTTGTCAGTCAATGAAATAAATAGAGGATTTTCCAGGCTCTGCTGTAATCTTTCCTTAGATACATGAGGAACTGAGctataatttatattcatttcccCATCCTCTGACATGATTATgtgattttggatcatcatttctttttcagatactggTGCAGCTGCTATCTGTACACTTGTCTGAActtgtttaaaaatttgattatCTATTGCAACTGTGTGACTCTTGGTAATGTCCATGCTTTCTTCTCCTGAATAAATCGTATTCTCTCTGAGAAGAGAGATGGCATCTGGATTGGGATACATTTTAGAATAACTCCTGTCATGCTTTAGCAAATTCTTCTCCTCTCTCATACTTGAGAAACACTTGGTCAGTTCCATGGCATCATTACAACTAGAACAGAAAAATGTCTTATAATCTTGAATAGGTGGACTGGAACGTTTAGATTCTGGGATCATGGCCAATGTTCTGACATCCTGGTTGGAAGTCTGTGTGACTGTCTGAATTTCTGTCCCTGTAATATGACTGCTGGTAATATGTATGTCACCTTCAGGGTTTAAGGAAGGGTCTTGAAAAGCATCGTTCGGTTTATCCTTAAAGACTGTCTTCTGTCCTAGTGCTTTAGCTCCATGACCTGTTGAAACATCCAGCATGACATTCTGAGtttgattttctatttcagaCAGATTATCTGCTGAAGGTAACTTCTGTATAGTGTGGTTAATTGTCAGGTCCATAAAGTCATTGCCATAAATTGTAATATCATCACCTTTAAATTCCCTTAAGCTGGGCTCACTGGCTGTGGGAACCGAAGTCTGAATATTGGCTGTATGACACTGGGTAAAATTCATCCCATTGTCTTGTTCTCTAAAGAGTCTAGTCATATTACTGCTATTTTCATCTACACTAAGAGATACGTGCATTTGATGCACAGAAGAGGCCCTATTTGATTCTATGTAATGAATAGGCATCTCAGAATTTTCTTTATCAGGTCCTGTAAAAGGAGAAGCATTcgattttcctgttttcaatctTTTTACAAAGtcattgaaatttattttcttttctgaagaagTGCTTTGATCCCcagaaaaatttaattctttcttcattcttccaTCCTCAATGTGGAGCTTTAAGTTAGCCAGAAATGATGTGGTATCTATCTTGGTGGATTTTTCACTTTTGGTACAATCTAAAAGGCCTTTGGTAATCATCACAGTGTGACTTGCTGTCAGGTCCATCTGGTTTTCATCTGAAAAGATGACTGTCTGGTCATTTGCATGTTTACTTTCATGGTTGTATTCTGTCATTGAAATctacaaagaaagcaaaatataagAGATCAAATCAAATGCAAACTTCTAAAAAGGTATTTTATAACGTACTATATAGAAAGAGTATTATATAAACAATCCTAGATGATGGTTTCATGTTACATTGGTTTGTTTGAATCAATGGTGTGGTGTGCAGTACgtaatttgttatttaaatttttttctgaagtctGTGAATACTTTTAGTGTTTCTGAACAAATTAAAAGTTAAGGTTGATTATTCACCCACTAGACtgactaaaaaatgaaaagaccgacaataccaaatgtaactATAATGTAAATTCTAATTGTTATATTAGATAGGTCATTATCATTCTAAGTAAAAAAGACTTGGAAGGAATAAGTGCATGATGGCTAATTTATAGTACACTCTATACTCTTGGGTGGTTGAGTTGTCCTTGAATGCAGTGGTTTTACTTGTAAGGACATGGTCT from Physeter macrocephalus isolate SW-GA chromosome 11, ASM283717v5, whole genome shotgun sequence carries:
- the KNL1 gene encoding LOW QUALITY PROTEIN: outer kinetochore KNL1 complex subunit KNL1 (The sequence of the model RefSeq protein was modified relative to this genomic sequence to represent the inferred CDS: deleted 1 base in 1 codon), which translates into the protein MDGMSSEANEENDNVERPVRRRHSSILKPPRSPLQDLRGGNGNETVQESNALRNKKNSRRVSFADTIKVFQTDPHMKIVKKSEISETEAGGNVLFMQNKNPEDNYCEITGMNTLLCAPIQTQMPQREISMTEYNHESKHANDQTVIFSDENQMDLTASHTVMITKGLLDCTKSEKSTKIDTTSFLANLKLHIEDGRMKKELNFSGDQSTSSEKKINFNDFVKRLKTGKSNASPFTGPDKENSEMPIHYIESNRASSVHQMHVSLSVDENSSNMTRLFREQDNGMNFTQCHTANIQTSVPTASEPSLREFKGDDITIYGNDFMDLTINHTIQKLPSADNLSEIENQTQNVMLDVSTGHGAKALGQKTVFKDKPNDAFQDPSLNPEGDIHITSSHITGTEIQTVTQTSNQDVRTLAMIPESKRSSPPIQDYKTFFCSSCNDAMELTKCFSSMREEKNLLKHDRSYSKMYPNPDAISLLRENTIYSGEESMDITKSHTVAIDNQIFKQVQTSVQIAAAPVSEKEMMIQNHIIMSEDGEMNINYSSVPHVSKERLQQSLENPLFISLTDKRTEIFTDENMDLTKSHIANVGSQFPLASYSLASEYTSKSHSHSISPSDEWEEMTKGHIEPSRQPSIISKNIPADTWDKGKDQVLNISPYLDKDSPQSPDINQNIATSHNIVYSGGDLDKQVPLRNNRNTVSCEQSLFPTTKPLFSSEGQSAMRNHNTAVNSQTVKSVSDQNSKLPEPLRKSLGSHTPDCFHDKIIIYSEKEQNMDLTKSHTVVIGFGPSEVLELGKTNLENNNNQLTTVNRQKAVKIEKRNESPIEENGVFISNDIMGVLKDKTGILNEKQDVKICERKSLGRLKIDKTVVFSEGDENDMDITKSYTVEINHRPLLDEHNSHLVPLAETSKTVLYTCEQDDMEVTRSHTTAIECKTISPDKITTRPVDKTVMFIDNHEEVEMTKSHTVFIDYQAKEKTVLPDSPNFELPKRKSLEKSKVTPNPAKEGVFFLDNGESDHSVAKVSQLALPGEWSNSDPLEKAEAFIADDNVEVSKSTIWKNDTDVQKPGFLNESLSGKSQRRKSLRLKNDKTIAFSKNDRNGMDVIQSCTVEINNKGVLEDREDSHWVPLEGTSNTVLYTCGQDDMEITRSHTTALEYKPLSPDKRTTGPMDKTVMFVDNHSDLEVTKSHTVFIDCQAMEKILQEYPKFGIAKGKTLGVSFPKDGSSVQEITKEQALAVENKIVLHTEQKHHVIPFVPTNTLSGGQGETEIKFHSTAVDEEVMKVVVQAYVLEKAKIESCHLNSTDRRNVGFTGSSAAAICGSSDNYSCLPNVSFFDNLEENGMPLCDKDDVKASHCPVQNDLPYANNLASEYYLKSEGLPLSAPCSLLEKEKVVQTSTQGQLDCVLTVLKDQDLIKEPPNLLANETLIYGEDLGEMTKLNSKQVSCKLPKDQMEAFVDNAEHSLKKTFVDDVCVASQHHLSTQQHPLPQQGQSIVSKDETILSKVGNKNLNIVRGNSSEPICENDSTMLNNEKQFTMACKKELKKNIQTAKCNTAIDFHSNSDLTKQVIQTHINPREASDPVIASNAATFSSIKPHLNNLNEKTEEFLDFQPVHLPPSPEQLLELVNKAHSNMSIVQATEIHNVNIVSSSVKDDRDEENKISHNGAETISVPLMTTIKDKVRRCSLGIFLPRLPNKRNCSVTGIDDLKPIPGDTTDLNNLETQPVSSKHSDTGFVAAKLNLSPSQYINEENLPIYPGEINSSDSISIDTEEKGLTETYQKEISPSENKLEETCNSQKRTWVQEEEDDIQDEKKIRKSEIRFSDTAQDQEIFDHRAEGAIDKNANSVLIKSLSRTPSSCSSSLDSVKADGTSLDFSTHPSSQIESQFLRDTVCEESLKEKLKDGRITIKEFFILLQVHILIQKPRQSNLPTKFTINTSPTPEDLMLSQYVYRPKIQIYREDCEALRQKIEELKLSALNQDKLFTDVNRNLWEKVRHYSDEELKAFGIYLNKIKSRFTKMTKVFTHQGKVSLYSKLVRSAQNEREKLQTRINEMDNIFQKIDNCLTEVEIETKNLEDEQKDNPVEEWDSEMKAAEKELEQLKTEEQKLQRNLLELEVQKKQTLAQIDFVQKQTNRTEELLDHLSLSEWDVIEWSDDQAIFTFLYDTVELTITFGEPVVGLRFLDKACRKIVDLNFQSLLDEDKAPPSSLLVHNLIFQYIEQQQSWKKKCATQHQVPKMLQEISLVVSHCKLLGEEIEFLKRWGPNYNLMNIAVNNTELRLLFCSSAAFAKFEITLSLSAHYPSVPLPFSIQNHLGNIGQDEITAILSKAPLEDNYLKNVVKQIYQDLLQDDCHFYQ